The DNA window CTGCAGGTTCGGATTATTTTCTCCGACGGCAATGATAATCGAAACAAACGGATAGTTCATACCTCAGGATTTGGGGTTGAGATTTCGGATTTCGGATTTTTTCGTATCGTAGTATTTCAGGATATGCATACGATAGAATACCGCCATGGTTTCAAACCACGTTTGCCAGATTGCGCGCAGGCCGATATGCGCGCGCATTTTCCCACGATAATTGACGATAACCGGTGATTCCGCAATGGTATATCCGAAATGATGGATATTCGCTAATAACTCTAAATCGAACGCAAACCGTTTGACCAACAGCACCGGCATAACCTCATCGAGCACGTTCCGTTTGAATAGTTTCAATCCGGTTTGCGTATCGCGAATCGGTAATCCGAATAAGAGTTTAACGAGGAAAAAATATACCGCACTCACGATACGCCGTTTTAACGGATAATCGAGTTTCGATTGCGGATGTCGTTTACTGCCGATAACCACGTCTGCGTGCTGCTGCTGCATAATTTCGAACAATAATTTGATTTGGTTCGGATGCAATTCCAAATCGCTATCGAGAAAAACGACCATATCGCCGGTAACCAGTTTAAATCCTTCTCGAATAGCAAATCCTTTCCCGATATTCGTGGTATTTCGGGTTAGTTTAATGATTTCCGGCGCGCACGCCACGGCGCGTTGCGCTTCCGAGAATGTATTATCCTGACTGCCGTCATCGACGACGATAATTTCATACCGGCAACCGGCACCATCAAACAACTGTTTCGTTTCCATAATATTCGCATAAATATGGTTACCTTCGTTATATGCCGGCATGATAATTGAAATTTTACCTCGGTAATTCTGCATAATTGCGCACTCGGATATCGAATAGAGTTGAGAAAATGGTTCGTTCCGTGAACGAGTTACGT is part of the bacterium genome and encodes:
- a CDS encoding glycosyltransferase family 2 protein yields the protein MQNYRGKISIIMPAYNEGNHIYANIMETKQLFDGAGCRYEIIVVDDGSQDNTFSEAQRAVACAPEIIKLTRNTTNIGKGFAIREGFKLVTGDMVVFLDSDLELHPNQIKLLFEIMQQQHADVVIGSKRHPQSKLDYPLKRRIVSAVYFFLVKLLFGLPIRDTQTGLKLFKRNVLDEVMPVLLVKRFAFDLELLANIHHFGYTIAESPVIVNYRGKMRAHIGLRAIWQTWFETMAVFYRMHILKYYDTKKSEIRNLNPKS